A region from the Brassica napus cultivar Da-Ae chromosome C8, Da-Ae, whole genome shotgun sequence genome encodes:
- the LOC106414792 gene encoding ethylene-responsive transcription factor WIN1, whose product MVQTKKFRGVRQRHWGSWVAEIRHPLLKRRIWLGTFETAEESARAYDEAAVLISGRNANTNFPLKNNSTIDTSESKTDTSASASSSLSSILSAKLRKCCKSSSPSLTCLRLDTTSSHIGVWQKRAGSKSDSSWVMTVELGPAGPSHEPTRKASLDDVGLATEVGGGEEEGTMDEEEKVALQMIEELLNTN is encoded by the exons ATGGTACAGACGAAGAAGTTCAGAGGTGTCAGGCAGCGCCATTGGGGTTCATGGGTCGCTGAGATTCGTCATCCTCTCTT GAAAAGGAGGATTTGGCTGGGGACGTTTGAGACTGCGGAGGAGTCAGCAAGAGCCTACGACGAGGCCGCCGTTTTAATTAGCGGCCGCAACGCCAATACCAACTTCCCCCTGAAGAACAACAGCACCATAGACACGTCTGAGAGCAAAACCGACACTTCAGCCTCTGCATCTTCATCACTCTCTTCCATCCTCAGCGCCAAACTGAGGAAATGCTGCAAGTCTTCTTCTCCATCACTCACCTGCCTCCGTCTTGACACGACCAGCTCCCACATTGGTGTTTGGCAGAAACGCGCCGGTTCCAAGTCTGATTCCAGTTGGGTCATGACGGTGGAGCTTGGCCCCGCTGGCCCCTCCCATGAGCCTACTAGAAAAGCTTCACTAGACGATGTTGGTCTGGCCACTGAGGTTGGCGGCGGCGAAGAAGAAGGTACAATGGACGAGGAAGAGAAGGTTGCTTTGCAAATGATAGAGGAGCTTCTCAATACAAactaa
- the LOC106412108 gene encoding TSET complex member tstD, which translates to MILAVLFANSVGNVLIERFNGVPAEERLTWRSFLVKLGAENLKGVKNEELLVACHKSVYIVYTMLGDVCIFLVGKDEYDELALAEAIFIITGAVKDICGKPPTERVFLDKYGRICLCLDEIVWNGLLENTDKDRIKRLIRLKPPSEF; encoded by the exons ATGATCCTTGCCGTGTTGTTCGCTAATTCCGTAGGAAACGTCTTGATCGAAAG GTTCAATGGAGTGCCAGCTGAGGAACGCCTGACGTGGCGATCTTTCTTGGTTAAGTTGGGAGCTGAGAATCTCAAGGGCGTTAAAAACGAGGAGCTCCTCGTCGCTTGCCAcaa GTCGGTTTATATAGTGTACACAATGCTAGGGGATGTTTGCATCTTCCTCGTTGGCAAAGACGAGTACGATGAACTTGCTT TGGCGGAAGCTATCTTTATCATAACAGGGGCGGTGAAGGACATATGCGGGAAACCTCCAACGGAGCGAGTGTTTTTGGATAAATATGGAAGGATTTGTTTGTGTCTTGATGAAATCGTTTGGAACGGTCTTCTTGAGAACACCGACAAAGACAGGATCAAGCGTCTCATTCGATTGAAACCTCCTTCTGAGTTTTGA